A single region of the Salvia miltiorrhiza cultivar Shanhuang (shh) chromosome 8, IMPLAD_Smil_shh, whole genome shotgun sequence genome encodes:
- the LOC130997998 gene encoding uncharacterized protein LOC130997998 — MLFYTSTTDEGRRIKVALKTDSDLNRLISEHKKYPVVYVIEKGKQSAAPVPQTQERVYYEGHRSTVFPIETDVGRSIPTHDDSRDDSSSQEEEDESESSDEEEEAIRRREILDSVSTEQEAWRQTGPQNFTSDDQPDVEPRVGVQQLEARDWGIPVLDFDDAPALGWEDSNVLESGILSVGALFRSKDDLAIAVGLYHMENHVEYAVHRSSTTRLWFVCKHGNGCPFMLRAVQSASIWRVIKVVMDHTCHTDLNCTAPRQIPARVVGRYFAQKLVGEGVVLKPKEMISEMQRLFGIEINYSFALRARNIAIEMTYGDFGNSYQMLPSYLYMLRMSNPGTLYDLEMKDDGKFHHMFVALGQSVAAFEKGYLRPVIVVDGTHLKGRNGGILFVVVTKDGNEAIFPLAVGLGPIENDGSWTWFFHRLRTCFGQPDDLLIVSDQHKSIRNAVECVYPNVPHGLCYYHIQKNLAHYGQHTTFKGIFLRFKY; from the exons ATGCTTTTCTACACATCGACCACGGACGAAGGGCGAAGAATAAAAGTGGCTTTGAAGACTGATTCGGATTTGAACCGACTGATTTCCGAGCATAAGAAATATCCCGTTGTTTACGTGATCGAGAAGGGCAAACAATCTGCGGCTCCGGTTCCTCAGACTCAAGAGCGGGTATATTATGAGGGACATCGGTCTACTGTGTTTCCTATCGAGACGGACGTTGGAAGAAGTATCCCTACACATGATGATAGTAGGGACGATTCATCGTCgcaggaggaggaagacgagtccgagtcttcggatgaggaagaagaggcgATACGACGTAGAGAGATATTGGATTCAGTGTCGACTGAACAGGAAGCGTGGAGACAGACAGGGCCTCAGAATTTCACATCGGATGATCAGCCCGATGTCGAGCCTCGTGTTGGAGTTCAGCAGCTTGAGGCACGTGACTGGGGGATTCCAGTCCTCGATTTTGATGATGCGCCGGCATTAGGTTGGGAGGATTCTAACGTATTGGAGAGCGGGATATTATCAGTGGGGGCTCTATTCCGGTCGAAGGATGATTTGGCAATCGCTGTTGGCCTGTACCATATGGAGAATCACGTGGAGTACGCCGTGCATCGTTCCAGTACGACCCGTTTGTGGTTTGTTTGCAAGCATGGCAACGGTTGTCCGTTCATGCTGCGAGCCGTTCAGAGTGCATCGATCTGGAGAGTGATCAAGGTGGTGATGGATCATACCTGCCACACGGATTTGAATTGCACTGCCCCGAGACAGATTCCGGCGAGGGTTGTTGGAAGATATTTTGCACAGAAATTGGTAGGCGAGGGGGTCGTTTTGAAGCCGAAGGAGATGATTTCAGAGATGCAGCGCTTATTCGGTATTGAGATCAATTACAGCTTCGCTCTCCGTGCAAGAAACATCGCGATTGAGATGACGTATGGTGATTTTGGGAACTCGTATCAGATGCTCCCATCGTATTTGTATATGCTGAGAATGAGTAATCCCGGCACATTATACGACCTTGAGATGAAGGACGATGGCAAGTTTCATCATATGTTTGTTGCACTTGGACAGAGCGTGGCTGCCTTTGAGAAGGGTTACTTGAGGCCGGTCATCGTCGTAGACGGGACCCATCTGAAGGGAAGGAACGGCGGCATTTTGTTCGTCGTTGTTACAAAGGATGGGAACGAAGCAATATTTCCTCTCGCAGTTGGGCTTGGTCCTATCGAGAACGACGGGTCTTGGACTTGGTTCTTCCACCGACTGCGGACTTGCTTTGGTCAGCCGGATGATCTCTTGATTGTGTCTGATCAGCACAAGAGCATCAGAAATGCTGTGGAGTGTGTCTACCCGAACGTCCCTCACGGGTTGTGCTATTACCATATCCAGAAGAATCTCGCGCATTATGGGCAGCAT acgactttcaaaggaATTTTTCTGCGCTTCAAGTACTGA
- the LOC131000493 gene encoding uncharacterized protein LOC131000493, with amino-acid sequence MSETESDYSREEEQPVERGHRPSTSRREKYPTPNPPPRHAWLRPCMQGYAGRINHYVKDTTLKEVETCLTHYQRLEQFKKGPFGHLLQLKRQDSANAALHHLLARELYDKAFGPWEKWFHVGGHDIRFGAVEYCLVTGLCFGPSPQRFDPNVDHRVGKQSLWHGVLKGKKVEVKDLRKRFVNRSLGNSAQDYLKAANILVAYDLLFCRDYKYVHDWVWALVEEDQKWSDFPWGSYSFQIFCHGMSVLKKHPNEITGNRKTYHFYGPIWALQIWSYEAIPRLGRACGMRDTRLQMPRLVNWTT; translated from the exons ATGAGTGAAACTGAATCCGACTACTCCAGAGAGGAAGAACAGCCTGTAGAACGAGGCCATCGCCCGAGTACATCGAGGAGGGAAAAATACCCGACGCCGAATCCG CCTCCGAGGCATGCTTGGTTACGTCCGTGCATGCAAGGTTATGCCGGACGAATCAATCACTATGTAAAGGACACGACACTGAAGGAAGTGGAGACCTGTCTGACGCACTACCAGCGTTTAGAACAATTTAAGAAAGGTCCGTTTGGGCATTTACTTCAGTTGAAGAGGCAGGATAGTGCGAATGCCGCACTGCACCATCTTCTTGCACGGGAGTTGTATGACAAAGCATTCGGTCCGTGGGAGAAGTGGTTCCACGTTGGTGGACACGACATTCGATTCGGCGCAGTGGAGTATTGTCTGGTGACGGGGTTGTGTTTCGGGCCATCCCCGCAGCGTTTTGATCCTAATGTGGATCACCGTGTTGGGAAGCAGAGTCTATGGCACGGAGTTTTGAAAGGCAAGAAGGTGGAAGTGAAGGATCTGCGGAAGCGGTTCGTTAACCGCAGTCTGGGCAACAGTGCCCAGGATTATTTGAAGGCGGCCAATATTCTCGTGGCGTATGATCTCCTCTTCTGTCGGGATTATAAATACGTGCACGATTGGGTGTGGGCACTGGTAGAGGAAGATCAGAAATGGTCCGACTTCCCGTGGGGCTCTTACTCATTCCAGATTTTTTGTCATGGGATGAGTGTGTTGAAGAAGCATCCCAACGAGATTACCGGTAATAGGAAGACGTACCACTTCTATGGGCCCATATGGGCATTACAGATTTGGTCGTACGAGGCCATTCCGAGGTTGGGCCGCGCGTGTGGGATGCGTGACACGAGGTTGCAGATGCCACGATTGGTGAACTGGACGACTTGA
- the LOC131000492 gene encoding uncharacterized protein LOC131000492 encodes MTSNAAETMNSRLLWARRLPVASLIETYRAIMEKWFDRRRISAASRSHELTEVVEGKFHVAVEAGRQLAVRGTTTHMFSIEDDHAFYIVDLENRTCSCAQFDLDDIPCRHACAAIRRAGLQVTDFVGGYFKQSVLLATYMERIVPVPHPTYWNVPDEISAYVVKPPDITVHAGRPKLSRARSAVEGPPNSGPPNSGTPNSRPQVCSRCKGGGHNARRCKAQVGPLDLNVPVEGVEQPPDARRRRKKKCGICRSGTHTRNACPQNVGS; translated from the exons ATGACGTCGAATGCTGCCGAGACGATGAACAGTAGACTGTTGTGGGCACGACGCCTCCCGGTTGCTTCATTGATCGAGACCTATCGAGCCATTATGGAGAAATGGTTCGATAGGCGACGCATCTCGGCTGCATCGAGGTCACATGAGTTGACTGAGGTAGTAGAGGGAAAGTTTCATGTGGCTGTCGAAGCGGGTCGACAATTGGCCGTTCGAGGGACGACGACGCACATGTTTAGTATTGAGGATGATCATGCATTCTACATTGTCGATCTCGAGAATCGGACTTGTAGTTGTGCTCAGTTCGACCTGGATGACATTCCGTGTCGTCATGCTTGTGCCGCTATTAG GCGTGCAGGACTGCAAGTCACGGATTTTGTTGGAGGATATTTCAAACAATCCGTGCTGTTGGCCACATATATGGAGCGTATTGTTCCCGTTCCACATCCTACGTATTGGAATGTGCCCGATGAGATATCAGCCTATGTTGTGAAACCCCCGGATATCACGGTCCATGCGGGACGACCGAAGTTGAGTAGGGCTCGTTCAGCAGTTGAGGGTCCTCCTAATTCGGGTCCTCCTAATTCGGGTACTCCTAATTCTCGACCTCAAGTATGCTCACGTTGCAAGGGTGGAGGTCACAATGCCCGGAGATGCAAAGCGCAAGTGGGACCATTGGACTTGAACGTGCCGGTGGAAGGTGTCGAGCAACCACCCGATGCACGAAGGCGGCGAAAGAAGAAATGCGGCATTTGTAGGAGTGGAACACACACTAGGAATGCATGTCCTCAAAATGTTGGGTCGTGA